A genomic region of Canis aureus isolate CA01 chromosome 16, VMU_Caureus_v.1.0, whole genome shotgun sequence contains the following coding sequences:
- the LGALS3BP gene encoding galectin-3-binding protein → MALPLVLWMCLLVAGTQGVKDGDMRLANGDTANEGRVEIFYSGRWGTVCDNLWDLMDASVVCRALGFENATEALGGAAFGPGKGPIMLDEVECTGTEPSLANCTSLGWMKSNCRHNQDAGVVCSNETRGAHTLDLSGELPAALEQIFDSQRGCDLSIRVKVKDQEEEGPHFCAHRLILAANPEAQALCKAPGSTVTMEVDAECLPVVRDFIRYLYSRRLDISLTSVKCFHKLASAYEAQQLQSFCASLFAILLPEDPSFQAPLDLYAYALATQDPVLEELCVQFLAWNFEGLTQATAWPRVPTALLQLLLSRSELAVPSELALLTALDVWSQERRPSHGEVARLVDKVRFPMMLPEHLFELQFNLSLYWSHEALFQKKILQALEFHTVPFRLLAQHRGLNLTEDAYQPRLYTSPTWSASVSRSSSRYWNYPYQSFQTPQHPSFLFQNKYISWSLVYLPTVQSCWNYGFSCSSDEVPLLGLSKSDYSDPTIGYENKALMRCGGRFVADVTDFEGQKALIPSALGTNSSRRPSLFPCLGGSFSSFQVVIRPFYLTNSSDVD, encoded by the exons ATGGCCCTCCCACTGGTCCTCTGGATGTGTCTGCTGGTGGCTGGGACTCAAG GTGTGAAAGATGGGGACATGCGGCTGGCCAATGGGGACACCGCCAACGAGGGCCGCGTGGAGATCTTCTACAGTGGCCGGTGGGGGACCGTGTGTGACAACTTGTGGGACCTGATGGATGCCAGCGTCGTCTGCCGGGCCCTGGGGTTCGAGAATGCCACTGAGGCTCTGGGTGGAGCCGCCTTTGGGCCAG GCAAGGGCCCGATCATGCTGGACGAGGTGGAGTGCACGGGGACAGAGCCCTCGCTGGCCAACTGCACGTCCCTGGGCTGGATGAAGAGTAACTGCAGGCACAACCAGGACGCCGGAGTGGTCTGCAGCAACG AAACCAGAGGCGCCCACACCCTTGACCTGTCGGGTGAGCTCCCTGCGGCTCTTGAGCAGATCTTTGACAGCCAGAGGGGCTGTGACCTGTCCATCAGGGTGAAGGTGaaggaccaggaggaggaaggCCCGCACTTCTGTGCTCACAGGCTGATCCTGGCTGCCAACCCCGAGGCCCAGGCCCTGTGCAAGGCGCCAGGCTCCACGGTCACCATGGAGGTGGACGCAGAGTGCCTGCCTGTCGTCAGAGACTTTATCAG GTACTTGTACTCCCGAAGGCTGGACATCTCCCTGACGTCCGTGAAGTGCTTCCACAAGCTCGCCTCTGCCTACGAGGCTCAGCAGCTGCAGAGCTTCTGCGCCAGCCTCTTTGCCATCCTCCTCCCCGAGGACCCCTCtttccaggcacccctggacctCTATGCGTATGCGCTGGCCACCCAGGACCCTGTGCTGGAGGAGCTGTGTGTGCAGTTCCTGGCCTGGAACTTCGAGGGCCTGACGCAGGCCACGGCCTGGCCGAGAGTCCCCACAGCCCTGCTGCAGCTCCTGCTCTCTAGGAGCGAGTTGGCCGTGCCCAGCGAGCTGGCTCTGCTCACGGCCCTGGACGTCTGGAGCCAGGAGAGGCGTCCTTCCCACGGGGAGGTGGCGCGTCTGGTGGACAAGGTCCGGTTCCCCATGATGCTGCCCGAGCACCTGTTCGAGCTGCAGTTTAACCTGTCCCTGTACTGGAGCCACGAGGCGCTCTTCCAGAAGAAGATCCTGCAGGCGCTGGAATTCCACACCGTGCCCTTCCGGCTGCTGGCCCAGCACAGAGGCCTGAACCTCACCGAGGACGCCTACCAGCCCCGGCTGTACACCTCGCCCACCTGGAGTGCCTCCGTCTCCAGGAGCTCGTCCAGGTACTGGAACTACCCCTACCAGTCCTTCCAGACCCCGCAGCACCCCAGCTTCCTGTTCCAGAACAAGTACATCTCCTGGTCTCTGGTCTACCTTCCCACCGTCCAAAGCTGCTGGAACTACGGCTTCTCGTGCTCCTCTGACGAGGTccccctcctgggcctctccaAATCTGACTACTCGGATCCCACCATTGGCTACGAAAACAAAGCCCTGATGCGCTGTGGGGGGCGCTTCGTGGCCGACGTGACCGATTTTGAAGGACAGAAGGCCTTGATCCCCAGCGCCCTGGGCACCAACAGTTCGAGGcgcccttccctcttcccctgcctgggGGGGTCCTTCAGCAGTTTCCAGGTGGTCATCCGCCCCTTCTACCTGACTAACTCCTCAGACGTGGACTAA